A stretch of DNA from Catenulispora acidiphila DSM 44928:
GGCCACTTCACCACGGCTCCGCCCGCACTCGGACGATGGCGGGAGCGCCAGATCCGCGCGTTCGAGGAGTCCGGCGCGCGCGTGTCACCTGATGAACTCCACATCGAGGACCAAGAGATTACCGCCGCGATTGAGCAGGGTCAGCTCAAGCTCCAGGTGGAGCGCGGAATCGACGTGGCGCTGTTCTCCCCGGGCGCCGGGAAGATGGCCCACCACCATGGCGACGAGCGGACCAGCCTGGACTGGTCTCGGGTCAGCAATGATCTGATCGCCCGCGTGTGCCGGCTGTTCCCCGAGCGGTTCGTGGGGGTGTGTCAGCTCCCACAGTCGCCAGGAGAGGCGTTGGCCTCATCCATCAGAAGCAGTGCGGATGAACTCCAGCGCTGCGTACAGGAGTCGCACTTTGTCGGCTGTCTGCTGAATCCGGACCCGTCGGACGGCTACTGGCAGGCGCCGCCACTCACCGACAAGGTCTACTACCCGCTCTACGAGAAGATGGTGGAGCTGGACGTCCCGGCGATGCTGCACGTCGCGATGTCCAGGAACCCGGCTGTGCAGGGGACCTGTGCGCACTACCTCGCCGGTGACACCGCAGCGTTCATGCAGTTGTGCCAGTCCGATCTGTTCCGCGACTTCCCGACGCTGAAGCTGGTCATCCCGCACGGCGGCGGCGCGGTTCCCTACCACTGGGGCCGCTACCGGGGCTTCCTCCAAGACCAGGGCCGTCCGCCCCTGGAAGAGCTGTTGCTGAAGAACGTCTTCTTCGACACCTGCGTGTACCACCAGCGCGGAATGCAGCTGCTGGTGGACGTCGTCCCCGCGGAGAACATCCTGTTCGCCTCCGAGATGATCGGCGCCGTCCGCGGCGTGGACCCGGAGACTGGCCACCGGTTCGACGACACCAGGTACCTCCTGGATTCCATTACCGCATTGGGCGACGACGACCGCCAGGCGATCTACGGCGGCAACGCGCTGCGGGTGTTCGGACGGCTCGAAGGCGTGCTCGCCTCACGTGCCACGACGGCGAAGGAGGCTGTCGCATGAAGGTCTACGAAGCACTCGCCGAGGCGTTTGTCGCGGAGGGCACCACCGACGTGTTCGGCATGATGGGCGACGCCAACATGCACTGGATGCACGCGCTCGCCCAGCAGGACGTGCGGCTCTACGAGGTCCGGCACGAGGGCTCGGGCCTGGGCATGGCGGACGGCTGGGCGCGCACCGCCGACCGGCCCGGCGTGGTGACCACGACCAGCGGCCCGGGCGCCGCGCAGCTCGCCACCTCGATGATCGTGGCGAGCCGGGCCCGCACCCCGCTGGTGGCCTTCTGCGGCGAGACCGAGTGGGGCGACGAGGGCGCCGTGCAATATCTGGACCAGCGGCGATTCGCCGCGGCGATCGAGTGCGAGTTCGTCCACGTTTCCCGTGCGGACTTCGCTCAGGAGGCCGTGCAGCGCGCCTTCTTCCTGGCTCGCACGCAGTCCCGCCCGGTGATGCTCAGCGCACCGATCGACATTCAGCAGCAGGAGTTCGATCAGGGCGCGCCGTACGTCCCCTCGACCGAGCTCATCGGCACCTCGCGGCTGCTGCCCGATCCGGCGCGGGTCCAGCTGGTCGCAGGTCTCGTCCAAACCAGCAAGCGGGTGGTGGTCATCGCCGGCCGGGGTGCGAGGCGCTCGGATGCCGGACGGGAGATCCTTCGCCTTCAGGAGCGCACCGGCGCTTTGCTGGCGACCACGCTGCAGGCGAAGAACTGGCTGTGCGGCGACAGCGAGTTCCACGTGGGCATCTCAGGGCTCTTCGGCAGCAAGGTGGCGATGGAGCTGCTCCAGGAAGCCGACTGCGTGATCGCGGTCGGCGCAAGCCTGAACAGCTACACGACCGAGCACGGATATCTGTTCCCCGACGCGAAGTACGTGCAGATCGACACCGCGCCGCATCTGGTCATGGGCAACGGGAGAGCGGCCGACTGCTACCTCCAGGCCGACGCTGCCACCGCCCTCGTGGAGCTGAACCGGGTCCTGGCCGAGCGCGCGGTCCGAACGGAGGGCTTCCATACCGCCGACGTCAAGCGCCGCCTGGACGAAGCGTTGGAACCGCCGGCCGAGTACCACCGCGAGCCCGGTCTGCTTGACCCGCGCGAGGCGATCCGCGTACTGGACTCCGATCTGCCCGGCGAGATCGGCCTGGTTCTGGGCAGCGGGCACCAGACGGACTTCGGCACCATGCTCTTCCAACGCTCGCGAGAGGTGCTGTCCAACTACGGCATGTTCGGCGCAATCGGCCAGGCCCCGCTGCTGACCATCGGATCGATCATCGCCGACGGCAACAAGCCGGCGTTCGTGGTGGAGGGCGATGCCAGCTTCCTGATGCACCTGTCGGAGTTCGAGACCGCAGTCAGGTACGGCGTTCCCATCCTCGTGGTGGTGATGAACGACGAAGGTCTGGGCGCGGAATATCACAAGGCTGCGGCCAAGGGCCTGGACCCGAACCTCGCGGTGATCTCGACGCCGGAACTCGGCGGGGTCGCCGAGGCACTCGGCGGCAGCGGCGCGACGGTCCGCACTGTCGAGGAGCTGAAAGCTGCGCTGGCCCGGTATGTCGCGGCGCCTGGACCGACCGTGATCGATGTCCGGATCACGCGGGAAGTCCTCAGCATCCCCTACCGCCGCCTCCAGTACGGGGAGGACGTCTGATGCCCGCGCAGTCCGCGCCGCCGAAGCTGACCGTACTGCTCGGAGACTACCCTCACACCCGGCCGTTGAAGGACGGGACGATCCAGGTGCCGGGAGTGGAGTTTGTCTTTCCCCGAGTGGTCCCGCTGTACGCGGCGTTCGCGCGGATGGTTAGGACCTTGGAATTCGACGTCTGCGAAATGGCTCTGGCGACCTATCTCCAGGCGCGGGAAGCCGGCATACCGATCACGCTGCTGCCGGTGGCGATGATCGGGGATACCCACCACCAGTCACTGACTCGCCTGCCCGGCGCTGCGTCGCTGAGCCCGCGAGACCTGGTCGGGCAGCGGGTCGGGGTGCGCAGCTACAGCCAGACCACCGGCTTGTGGGTGCGCGGCATACTGCGCGAGGAGTACGACGTCCAGGCCTCCGACGTCACCTGGATCACGACCGAGAGCCCGCACGTCGAGCAGTACCGGAACCCGCCGAACGTCCATCGCTCCGCGACCTCCGAGAGCGTGCGCGACCTGCTGCGGGACGGAGACGTGGCGGCCGCCGTGCTCGGACCGCGAGCGATCGGCGCGCAGGGCACCGGGCTCGTCCCGCTCATCGAGGACCCGCGGGCGGCCGGCGCGGCCTGGGTGGAGCGGCACGGCACCGTTCCGGTCAACCATCTGGTCGTGGTGCGCGACGACGTGCTGTCCTCCGCACCCGAGTCGGTGATGGCGCTCTACCACGCCCTGGAAGCGTCGATCGAGGCCACTGCGGGCGAGCGCGACGAGTCCCCGGCCGGACATGTGGTGTCCACCGGCTGGAGCGACCAGCTCATCAGATCCCTGCAGATCGCCGGACGCTACGCCCGCGAGCAGGACGTCGTGCGCTCCGCGGTGGACGTCGCGCAGATCGAGAAGGAATGGCGGCGCAAGAGCAGTTCTTCGGCCTATGAAAGTGCCCTGATTCTCACACCGCGGCTGCGCCCCTCCGCGCCCACCCGCGAACCCGCCGAGTGGACCCCCGATCTGCTGAGCAAGGTCGAGTGGCGCAGACGTGCGGCGGCTGAGCCGTTTCGCGGTGTGGCCACCTCCGACGGTGTGCGGCCCGACCTGTTCCCTTTGCGCAGTACCGGAGTCGATGTCAGCGAAGCGCGTCAGGCGGCCGAGGGCTATCTGAGCTCCCTGACCGAGAAGGAACTCCTCGTCGGCGGCCTGCCGATGGACGACGTGACCTGGCGTCACTGGGCCAACGGCGCACGCTACTTCCTGCGGCACGGCCTGCTGCTGGAAGACCTCGACGGGCCTAAGCGGCAAGCGGCCCTGGAGGTCATGCGGGCCAGCCTGAGCGAGGCCGGCTACCGGCAGGTCCTCGACATGATGCGGCTCAATCGGACCGTCGGCGAGCTGCGCGGCGAGGAGGACCTGCTCAACGAGTGGCTGTACTGGTTCAGTCTCTACGGGGAGCCCGAACTCGGCCGTCCGTGGGGCTGGCAGCTGGACGGCCACCACGTGAATGTCAACTGTGTGTTCGTCGGGGACCAGATGACGCTCACCCCGACCTTCCTCGGCGCCGAACCGGTGACCGCCTCCGCCGGGAAGTTCGTCGGCACGACGGTGTTCCGTCGGGAGGAGGCCGTCGCCCAGGAGCTGTTCGACAGCCTGACCGCCGGCCAGCGCGGCAAGGCGGTGATCGCCGACAAGCTTCCGGACGAGGTGTTCGTCGGCGCGTTCCGGGACAACTTCGAGCTCGACTACCAGGGCCTGCCCCTCGGCGATCTGACGCCGAGCCAGAAGATCATCGCTGCCGAACTGCTCGGGCTGTACGTCGGCCGGGCCAGCGACGGACACGCCCGGTTCCGGATGGAGGAGGTCCTCGCCCACGAGGGCGACACCCATTTCGCCTGGGCCGGGCAGGGCGGTCCGGACGGGGTTTTCTACTACCGCCTGCACAGCCCGGTGATCCTGATCGAGTTCGAGCATATGGCCGGGGTGATGTTCGCCAACGATGTGCCATCCCGGAACCACATCCACACCGTTGTCCGCACGCCCAACGGCAACGACTACGGGATCGATCTGCTGCGCCGGCACCACGAGCGCTTCCACCAGCCGCCGAACGGCACGCGATCGGGCAGCGCGGCATAAGGGACGAGGAGTCGAAGATGAAACTGGTCATAGGCCGAGATGACGTCGCGGAGGCGGCGCTGGCCGCCGCCCGCCAGACCGGGACGGACGCCGAACGGCTGGACTTTATACCGGTTCACAAGGCGTCCAAGGGCTTTGTGAACAGGGCCGCTGCGGACGTCTGCGAGGTGGCGATCGTGACGCTGCTCCAGGCGGTCGCCTACGACAAGCCGGTGGTGCTCCTGCCAGTGACGATGCTCGGCCGTACCCAGCACCAGACCTTGGTGACCATGGGCGATCTGAAAGTCGGAGACCTGGCCGGCCGCAGTGTCGGTGTGCGCTCCTGGAGCCAGACCACCGGCGTGTGGGTGCGCGGCTTCCTCACCGAGCAGTACGGCATCGACTTGCGCGAGGTGGACTGGACGGTCTACGAGGACGGTCACATC
This window harbors:
- a CDS encoding amidohydrolase family protein, with the translated sequence MLIDCHGHFTTAPPALGRWRERQIRAFEESGARVSPDELHIEDQEITAAIEQGQLKLQVERGIDVALFSPGAGKMAHHHGDERTSLDWSRVSNDLIARVCRLFPERFVGVCQLPQSPGEALASSIRSSADELQRCVQESHFVGCLLNPDPSDGYWQAPPLTDKVYYPLYEKMVELDVPAMLHVAMSRNPAVQGTCAHYLAGDTAAFMQLCQSDLFRDFPTLKLVIPHGGGAVPYHWGRYRGFLQDQGRPPLEELLLKNVFFDTCVYHQRGMQLLVDVVPAENILFASEMIGAVRGVDPETGHRFDDTRYLLDSITALGDDDRQAIYGGNALRVFGRLEGVLASRATTAKEAVA
- a CDS encoding thiamine pyrophosphate-binding protein — encoded protein: MKVYEALAEAFVAEGTTDVFGMMGDANMHWMHALAQQDVRLYEVRHEGSGLGMADGWARTADRPGVVTTTSGPGAAQLATSMIVASRARTPLVAFCGETEWGDEGAVQYLDQRRFAAAIECEFVHVSRADFAQEAVQRAFFLARTQSRPVMLSAPIDIQQQEFDQGAPYVPSTELIGTSRLLPDPARVQLVAGLVQTSKRVVVIAGRGARRSDAGREILRLQERTGALLATTLQAKNWLCGDSEFHVGISGLFGSKVAMELLQEADCVIAVGASLNSYTTEHGYLFPDAKYVQIDTAPHLVMGNGRAADCYLQADAATALVELNRVLAERAVRTEGFHTADVKRRLDEALEPPAEYHREPGLLDPREAIRVLDSDLPGEIGLVLGSGHQTDFGTMLFQRSREVLSNYGMFGAIGQAPLLTIGSIIADGNKPAFVVEGDASFLMHLSEFETAVRYGVPILVVVMNDEGLGAEYHKAAAKGLDPNLAVISTPELGGVAEALGGSGATVRTVEELKAALARYVAAPGPTVIDVRITREVLSIPYRRLQYGEDV
- a CDS encoding DUF3500 domain-containing protein, producing the protein MPAQSAPPKLTVLLGDYPHTRPLKDGTIQVPGVEFVFPRVVPLYAAFARMVRTLEFDVCEMALATYLQAREAGIPITLLPVAMIGDTHHQSLTRLPGAASLSPRDLVGQRVGVRSYSQTTGLWVRGILREEYDVQASDVTWITTESPHVEQYRNPPNVHRSATSESVRDLLRDGDVAAAVLGPRAIGAQGTGLVPLIEDPRAAGAAWVERHGTVPVNHLVVVRDDVLSSAPESVMALYHALEASIEATAGERDESPAGHVVSTGWSDQLIRSLQIAGRYAREQDVVRSAVDVAQIEKEWRRKSSSSAYESALILTPRLRPSAPTREPAEWTPDLLSKVEWRRRAAAEPFRGVATSDGVRPDLFPLRSTGVDVSEARQAAEGYLSSLTEKELLVGGLPMDDVTWRHWANGARYFLRHGLLLEDLDGPKRQAALEVMRASLSEAGYRQVLDMMRLNRTVGELRGEEDLLNEWLYWFSLYGEPELGRPWGWQLDGHHVNVNCVFVGDQMTLTPTFLGAEPVTASAGKFVGTTVFRREEAVAQELFDSLTAGQRGKAVIADKLPDEVFVGAFRDNFELDYQGLPLGDLTPSQKIIAAELLGLYVGRASDGHARFRMEEVLAHEGDTHFAWAGQGGPDGVFYYRLHSPVILIEFEHMAGVMFANDVPSRNHIHTVVRTPNGNDYGIDLLRRHHERFHQPPNGTRSGSAA